Proteins from a genomic interval of Pantoea deleyi:
- a CDS encoding glucose PTS transporter subunit IIA, with protein MAVIRDYNRLASDILREVGGEENIVSFTRCATRLRLVLNETPAEAKRKVQSLPGVIAVVESGGQFQVVIGTHVADLFNAMSGLVKETGSAASQPTKTRRLDAVIATMSAVFAPIVYILAAAGILQGLLIVVTLIDADVKTTGTFAVLNFMSWTPFAFLPVFIAMTAARHFKCNPFIAVLCCCALISPDWATLAGRIAGGESLHFLFFPLSETVYTSSVLPPLFLVWALSHFERRVEKWVPEVVSPLFTPLICFVVIVPLTLIVIGPITTWAAMGVAGGYNALFQAAPPVAAAVIGGVWQIIVIFGVHWGITPVIMANFDTQGYDSFQAYQTIAVIGQMAAVFGVFLKTRNTQLKATSMSAGITAIFGITEPAIYGVTLRFKKPFICGCIGGAIGAVVASLFGSLYYAYAALPGLFTLVNAISPAAPVSFIGELVGAGTTIVLTILMVQFVGFDDPVNEEAMPSPEVNTRAAPQATLSGGMDILSPLKGNVVALESVADETFAGKFLGDGLAIKPDEGKVVAPCNATVATLLPSHHAIGLICENGAELLIHVGLNTVELQGEHFHPLVKEGDVVSAGTPLLEFDQISIERKGYDLTTPVLVVNSEEFTLTTYRSQGAVSTGVPLMSLA; from the coding sequence ATGGCTGTTATCAGGGATTACAACAGGTTAGCCAGTGACATTCTCCGGGAAGTGGGCGGAGAGGAGAATATCGTCAGTTTTACCCGCTGTGCCACCCGTCTGAGGCTGGTGCTGAATGAAACCCCGGCAGAGGCGAAGCGCAAGGTGCAGAGTCTGCCGGGCGTAATTGCGGTGGTGGAGAGCGGCGGGCAGTTTCAGGTGGTTATCGGCACGCATGTCGCCGATCTCTTTAATGCGATGTCGGGCCTGGTGAAAGAGACCGGCAGCGCTGCCAGCCAGCCGACAAAGACGCGCAGGCTGGATGCGGTGATCGCCACCATGTCGGCGGTGTTCGCCCCGATCGTCTATATCCTGGCGGCGGCAGGGATCCTGCAGGGGCTGCTGATTGTTGTCACGCTGATCGATGCTGACGTCAAAACGACGGGCACCTTCGCTGTGCTCAACTTTATGTCCTGGACCCCATTCGCTTTTCTGCCGGTCTTTATCGCCATGACGGCCGCCCGCCATTTTAAATGTAATCCCTTTATTGCCGTGCTCTGCTGTTGTGCCTTGATCAGTCCGGACTGGGCGACGCTGGCCGGACGGATCGCCGGCGGGGAGAGCCTCCATTTCCTCTTCTTTCCGCTCTCCGAAACGGTCTACACCTCGTCGGTTCTGCCGCCGTTGTTTCTGGTCTGGGCACTCTCACACTTTGAACGCCGCGTAGAGAAGTGGGTACCGGAGGTGGTCAGCCCGCTCTTTACGCCCCTGATCTGCTTCGTGGTGATCGTGCCGCTGACGCTGATTGTGATCGGCCCGATTACCACCTGGGCCGCGATGGGCGTCGCAGGTGGCTACAACGCTCTGTTCCAGGCGGCTCCGCCGGTCGCGGCGGCCGTGATTGGTGGCGTGTGGCAGATTATTGTTATCTTTGGCGTTCACTGGGGCATTACGCCCGTTATCATGGCGAACTTCGACACCCAGGGGTATGACTCCTTTCAGGCTTACCAGACGATAGCGGTGATCGGTCAGATGGCGGCCGTGTTTGGTGTGTTCCTGAAAACCCGCAACACGCAGCTAAAAGCCACCTCCATGTCGGCCGGTATCACCGCGATTTTCGGCATCACCGAACCCGCCATTTATGGTGTGACGCTGCGTTTTAAAAAGCCCTTTATCTGTGGCTGCATCGGCGGGGCGATCGGGGCGGTGGTTGCCAGCCTGTTCGGCAGCCTTTACTACGCCTATGCGGCACTGCCGGGCCTGTTTACGCTGGTTAATGCCATCAGCCCGGCAGCGCCGGTGTCGTTCATCGGGGAGCTGGTGGGCGCGGGGACCACGATAGTGCTGACCATCCTGATGGTGCAGTTTGTGGGTTTTGACGATCCCGTTAACGAAGAGGCGATGCCGTCGCCAGAGGTCAATACGCGGGCTGCCCCGCAAGCCACCCTGTCCGGCGGCATGGATATTCTCAGCCCGTTAAAAGGTAACGTGGTTGCGCTGGAGAGCGTGGCGGACGAAACCTTTGCCGGAAAGTTTCTGGGCGACGGACTCGCGATTAAGCCAGACGAGGGGAAAGTGGTGGCACCCTGCAACGCCACGGTCGCGACGCTGCTTCCCTCACATCATGCGATTGGCTTAATCTGTGAGAATGGCGCGGAGTTGCTGATCCATGTTGGCTTAAATACCGTTGAGCTGCAGGGCGAACATTTCCATCCGTTAGTGAAAGAGGGCGATGTGGTCAGCGCGGGCACGCCACTGCTGGAGTTCGACCAGATCAGTATCGAACGTAAAGGCTATGATCTGACGACACCGGTTCTGGTCGTGAACAGTGAGGAGTTCACATTGACGACGTACCGGTCGCAGGGCGCTGTCAGCACCGGCGTGCCGCTGATGTCGCTGGCATAA
- a CDS encoding LacI family DNA-binding transcriptional regulator, translated as MVTILDVARLARVSKATVSRALSGKVFVREEVKARILQAVAETGYRPNRLARNLSNNTTHSVGLVITNGLYNGPFFSGMVYQAATLSEKHNRQLVLADGKHSAQDERNAIGLLLELRCEAIMIYPKYLSVSELDEIIDENQTPIVVINRELIRNRTRCVFTDHRRSSEEMMAHLLAQGHTRIAFVRGSRGSPTGEQRLAGYRDALKKAGICLDPQLEVQGAWSTESGYAAGRELLARNVAFTCVLAANDDMAIGLAKAFQEAGKSVPEAISLAGFDDAVIGKYYTPSLTTVHVPIDEMIRDAMEIVLRPEERALFSHQGTLVHRDSVARLAETR; from the coding sequence ATGGTAACAATACTGGATGTCGCCAGACTGGCCAGAGTATCCAAAGCGACCGTTTCACGCGCGCTGAGCGGCAAAGTCTTTGTACGCGAAGAGGTGAAGGCCAGAATTTTACAGGCGGTGGCGGAGACCGGCTATCGGCCCAACCGGCTGGCGCGTAATCTGTCGAATAATACGACCCATTCGGTCGGGCTGGTCATTACCAACGGGCTCTACAACGGCCCGTTCTTTTCAGGCATGGTTTATCAGGCGGCGACGCTCAGCGAGAAACACAACCGCCAGCTGGTGCTTGCGGACGGTAAACACAGTGCGCAGGATGAGCGTAACGCGATTGGACTTCTCCTTGAACTGCGCTGCGAAGCCATCATGATCTATCCCAAATATCTGTCGGTCAGCGAACTGGATGAGATTATTGATGAGAATCAGACGCCGATCGTGGTGATTAACCGCGAACTCATCCGAAACCGCACTCGCTGCGTGTTTACGGATCACCGGCGCAGTAGTGAAGAGATGATGGCGCATCTGCTGGCGCAGGGTCATACCCGGATTGCCTTTGTCAGGGGGAGCCGTGGCTCTCCGACCGGTGAGCAGCGTTTAGCGGGCTACCGTGATGCGCTGAAGAAGGCGGGCATCTGCCTGGATCCGCAGCTGGAGGTGCAGGGCGCCTGGAGTACCGAGAGCGGCTACGCGGCCGGGCGTGAGCTGCTGGCGCGGAACGTGGCGTTTACCTGTGTGCTGGCCGCCAATGACGATATGGCTATTGGTCTGGCAAAGGCCTTTCAGGAGGCGGGGAAAAGCGTGCCGGAAGCGATCTCTCTTGCCGGATTCGATGATGCGGTCATCGGAAAGTACTACACGCCCTCCTTAACGACCGTGCATGTTCCTATCGATGAGATGATCCGGGACGCGATGGAGATCGTGTTACGGCCTGAAGAGCGCGCCCTGTTTTCGCATCAGGGAACGCTGGTGCACCGGGATTCGGTCGCGCGCCTTGCGGAAACCCGCTGA
- the msrA gene encoding peptide-methionine (S)-S-oxide reductase MsrA, whose protein sequence is MAIEYAVIAGGCFWCTEAVFKDVIGVESVESGYTGGARPNPTYEQVCSGATGHAEAIRIGFDPEKVSFGDLLDISFVTHDPTQLNRQGNDIGTQYRSAIFPANAEQEAEARAAIARAQADHDVPVVTTIEPLKEWYPAEAYHQDYWEGAGQRNGYCMAVIPPKLQKLRKSFANRVKS, encoded by the coding sequence ATGGCAATCGAATATGCAGTGATCGCAGGTGGCTGTTTCTGGTGCACCGAGGCAGTATTTAAAGATGTGATCGGCGTGGAGTCGGTGGAAAGTGGTTATACCGGCGGCGCCCGGCCAAACCCTACCTATGAGCAGGTCTGCAGCGGCGCCACCGGTCATGCCGAAGCGATTCGCATTGGCTTTGATCCGGAGAAAGTGAGCTTCGGCGATCTGCTGGATATCAGCTTCGTTACGCATGATCCGACGCAGCTTAACCGTCAGGGTAACGACATCGGCACGCAATACCGCTCGGCGATTTTCCCGGCCAATGCGGAACAGGAAGCGGAAGCGCGCGCCGCCATTGCTCGCGCTCAGGCGGACCATGACGTGCCGGTAGTGACTACCATTGAGCCGCTGAAAGAGTGGTATCCGGCGGAAGCCTATCACCAGGATTACTGGGAAGGCGCCGGTCAGCGCAACGGCTACTGCATGGCGGTGATCCCGCCCAAGCTGCAGAAACTGCGTAAAAGTTTCGCTAACCGCGTGAAAAGTTGA
- a CDS encoding flavin reductase family protein: protein MSPRMHKYAFPVSKARKYLEPGPVLLLSSQYQDHHDIMTLGWHTVLEFSPSLVGCMIAGMNHSHELIRQSGQCVLNIPSASLIDEVVGIGNSHGDQLDKFSAFNLTPEPAQVVGAPMIAECFASFECQLYDDAMVARYNLFIFEIVKAHVAEQPEYPATLHYTGEGRFSVMGDKMLDKSGDFKPEMLL, encoded by the coding sequence ATGAGCCCGCGCATGCACAAATATGCTTTTCCGGTCAGTAAAGCCCGCAAATATCTGGAACCCGGTCCGGTGCTGCTGCTGAGTTCGCAGTATCAGGATCACCACGACATCATGACCCTCGGCTGGCACACCGTGCTGGAGTTTTCACCCTCCCTTGTCGGCTGCATGATCGCGGGCATGAACCACAGCCATGAACTGATCCGCCAGAGCGGTCAGTGCGTCCTGAACATCCCCTCCGCCTCGCTGATTGACGAAGTGGTCGGTATCGGCAACAGCCACGGCGATCAGCTCGATAAATTCAGCGCCTTTAACCTGACACCGGAACCGGCCCAGGTCGTGGGCGCGCCGATGATTGCTGAATGTTTTGCCAGCTTCGAATGTCAGCTCTATGACGATGCAATGGTGGCCCGCTATAACCTGTTTATATTTGAAATCGTGAAGGCGCATGTCGCTGAACAGCCGGAGTATCCCGCGACCCTGCACTACACCGGCGAAGGGCGGTTCAGCGTGATGGGCGATAAAATGCTGGATAAGAGCGGTGATTTTAAACCTGAGATGCTGTTGTAG
- the pmrB gene encoding two-component system sensor histidine kinase PmrB, whose translation MIKRFDHRSMRFRLILTIGLILLVFQVISVVWLWHESKEQIQFLVEAHLQKRNMDSNVEREVREAVASLAVPSLVMITLTLLLCYQAVKWITRPLYRLQRELESRSEENLDPVACHSQVHEIDAVTQAINQLVARLNSSLERERLFTADVAHELRTPLAGLRLHLELIERHSDVKVQPLVQRLDQMTHSVSQLLSLARAGQSFTSGTYQNVGLIEDVILPMEAELSIMLEAHKQTLLFDLPQEQFVRGDATLLKMLLRNLVENAHRYSPENSTISVHLLASPQPMMVVEDQGPGIDESKSGELSKAFIRMDSRYGGIGLGLSIVSRIVQLHRFQFFLENRRDQSGCRAVVRF comes from the coding sequence ATGATAAAACGTTTCGATCATCGCAGTATGCGCTTTCGCCTTATCCTGACCATTGGCCTGATCCTGCTGGTTTTCCAGGTGATCAGCGTGGTCTGGCTCTGGCACGAGAGTAAAGAGCAGATTCAGTTTCTGGTGGAAGCGCATCTGCAGAAACGCAATATGGACAGCAACGTCGAGCGCGAAGTCCGCGAAGCCGTGGCCAGCCTGGCGGTGCCGAGTCTGGTGATGATCACCCTGACCCTGCTGCTCTGCTATCAGGCGGTGAAATGGATCACCCGGCCGCTTTATCGCCTGCAGAGAGAACTGGAAAGCCGCAGCGAAGAGAATCTCGACCCGGTGGCCTGCCACAGCCAGGTACATGAGATCGACGCGGTTACCCAGGCAATCAACCAGCTGGTGGCCCGTCTGAACAGCAGCCTGGAGCGTGAGCGCCTCTTTACCGCCGATGTGGCGCACGAGTTGCGCACGCCGCTGGCCGGTCTGCGCCTGCATCTGGAGTTAATCGAACGTCACAGCGATGTCAAAGTTCAGCCGCTGGTTCAGCGGCTGGATCAGATGACCCACAGCGTGTCGCAGCTGCTAAGTCTGGCGCGCGCGGGACAGTCCTTTACCTCCGGCACCTATCAGAACGTGGGACTGATTGAAGATGTGATTCTGCCGATGGAGGCGGAGCTGAGCATCATGCTGGAGGCGCACAAGCAGACGCTGCTGTTCGACCTGCCGCAGGAGCAGTTTGTCCGCGGTGATGCGACACTGCTGAAGATGCTGCTGCGGAATCTGGTGGAGAACGCCCATCGTTACAGCCCGGAGAACAGCACCATCAGTGTGCATCTGCTCGCCTCACCGCAGCCAATGATGGTGGTGGAAGATCAGGGACCGGGAATCGATGAGAGTAAAAGTGGCGAGCTGAGTAAGGCCTTCATCCGGATGGATAGCCGCTATGGCGGGATCGGACTCGGGCTGAGCATCGTCAGCCGCATCGTCCAGTTACACCGCTTTCAGTTTTTCTTAGAGAACCGTCGCGATCAAAGCGGCTGTCGGGCAGTGGTCCGGTTTTAA
- the pmrA gene encoding two-component system response regulator PmrA gives MKILIVEDDALLLQGLMLALEGEGYVCDGVSRVRDAEAHFASGLYSLVVLDLGLPDEDGLHFLIRLRRQKKMTPVLILTARDTISERIAGLDAGADDYLIKPFSLDELLARIRALIRRNVNQGDTQVRVGALALDMTHRQISLSDVLLDLTPKEFAILSRLMLKAGNPVHREILYQDIYNWETEPSTNTLEVHIHNLRDKIGKSAIRTVRGFGYALVTQDGLREAP, from the coding sequence ATGAAGATACTGATTGTTGAAGATGACGCCCTGCTGCTGCAGGGGCTGATGCTGGCGCTGGAAGGTGAAGGCTATGTCTGCGACGGCGTGTCGCGGGTGCGCGATGCCGAGGCGCACTTTGCCAGCGGGCTCTACAGTCTGGTGGTACTGGATCTGGGTCTGCCGGACGAGGATGGCCTCCATTTCCTGATCCGCCTGCGGCGGCAGAAGAAGATGACGCCGGTGCTGATCCTGACCGCGCGCGACACCATCAGCGAGCGCATTGCCGGGCTTGACGCCGGTGCTGATGACTATCTGATTAAGCCGTTCTCGCTGGATGAGCTGCTGGCGCGGATCCGTGCTCTGATCCGCCGCAATGTCAATCAGGGTGATACCCAGGTAAGAGTGGGCGCGCTGGCGCTGGATATGACCCACCGTCAGATCTCCCTCAGCGACGTGCTGCTGGACCTGACACCCAAAGAGTTCGCGATTCTGTCGCGGCTGATGCTCAAGGCCGGCAATCCGGTTCACCGCGAAATTCTCTACCAGGATATCTACAACTGGGAAACCGAACCCTCGACCAATACGCTGGAAGTGCATATCCATAATCTGCGCGACAAGATTGGCAAAAGCGCCATCCGCACCGTGCGCGGCTTTGGGTATGCGCTGGTCACGCAGGACGGCCTTCGCGAGGCACCATGA
- the eptA gene encoding phosphoethanolamine transferase EptA: MAFTLKRPLISRLSLLILAALYIALFLNIAYYRQVLAVMPLDSLHTTLVFLSMPLVAFSVINIVLTLASFLWLDRLLAALFILVSASAQFFIQTYHIVIDRSMITNMMDTTASETFALITPQLIFTLLTSGVLMALLMFWPRVKRQQWRGVLARLLSLILSAALIVLVALLFYKDYASLFRNNRELVKALSPSNSIAATLSWYKHQELQNVPLVRIGEDAHLLPDHRTGKPQLTILVLGETSRAQNFSLGGYARLTNPLLAKDDVIYFAHTTSCGTATAVSVPCMFSNMPRAHYDDVLAAHQEGLLDVIQRAGISVLWNENDGSCKGACDRVPHQDMTSLNLPGMCIDGECYDDVLFHGLDAYISQLKGNAVIVLHTIGSHGPTYSHRYPPQLRQFAPTCDTNQIQDCSQQQLINTYDNTILNVDHIVDKAIGILRAHQDRFTTSLVYLSDHGESLGENGAYLHGLPYAIAPDTQKHVPLLLWLSQDYQQRFAVNRSCLTKLAATDDFSQDNLFSTLLGLTGTATHEYVPADDILTSCRSQP; the protein is encoded by the coding sequence ATGGCGTTTACCCTTAAAAGGCCGCTGATTAGCCGCCTCAGCTTGCTGATCCTCGCTGCGCTCTACATTGCACTCTTTCTGAATATTGCCTATTACCGGCAGGTGCTGGCGGTGATGCCGCTGGATAGCCTCCACACCACGCTGGTATTTTTATCGATGCCGCTGGTCGCCTTCAGCGTCATTAATATTGTGCTGACCCTGGCCTCGTTTCTCTGGCTGGACAGGCTGCTGGCCGCGCTGTTTATCCTGGTCTCCGCCTCGGCGCAGTTCTTTATTCAGACCTATCACATCGTGATCGACCGCTCGATGATCACCAATATGATGGACACCACCGCCTCAGAAACCTTTGCGCTGATCACGCCGCAGCTGATATTTACCCTGCTGACCTCAGGCGTGCTGATGGCGTTGCTGATGTTCTGGCCTCGGGTGAAACGGCAGCAGTGGCGCGGCGTGCTGGCACGCCTGCTCAGCCTGATCCTCTCGGCCGCGCTGATCGTGCTGGTCGCCCTGCTCTTCTATAAAGATTACGCATCGCTGTTCCGCAACAACCGTGAACTGGTGAAAGCGCTGAGTCCGTCCAACAGCATCGCCGCGACGCTCTCCTGGTATAAGCATCAGGAGCTGCAGAACGTGCCGCTGGTGCGCATCGGGGAAGATGCGCATCTGCTGCCCGATCACCGCACCGGTAAACCCCAGCTCACCATTCTGGTGCTGGGCGAAACCTCGCGCGCGCAGAACTTCTCGCTGGGCGGCTATGCGCGGCTGACCAATCCCCTGCTGGCGAAAGATGATGTGATCTACTTCGCGCACACCACCTCCTGCGGTACGGCGACCGCAGTGTCGGTGCCCTGCATGTTCTCCAACATGCCGCGCGCCCACTACGACGACGTGCTGGCCGCTCATCAGGAGGGGCTGCTGGATGTGATTCAGCGCGCCGGGATCAGCGTGTTGTGGAATGAGAATGACGGGAGCTGTAAAGGTGCCTGCGATCGGGTTCCGCATCAGGATATGACCAGCCTGAACCTGCCCGGCATGTGCATCGACGGCGAATGTTATGACGACGTTCTGTTCCATGGTCTGGATGCGTACATCAGCCAGCTGAAAGGCAACGCGGTGATCGTCCTGCATACGATTGGCAGCCACGGACCGACCTACAGCCATCGCTATCCGCCACAGCTGCGTCAGTTTGCGCCGACCTGTGACACCAATCAGATCCAGGACTGCTCGCAACAGCAGCTGATTAACACCTACGACAATACGATACTGAATGTGGATCACATTGTGGATAAGGCCATCGGCATCCTGCGCGCGCATCAGGATCGCTTTACCACCAGCCTGGTCTATCTTTCTGATCACGGGGAGTCGCTGGGCGAAAATGGCGCCTATCTGCATGGCCTGCCCTACGCTATCGCCCCGGACACGCAGAAACATGTCCCGCTGCTGCTCTGGCTGTCACAGGATTATCAGCAACGTTTTGCGGTTAACCGCAGCTGCCTGACTAAACTGGCCGCGACAGACGATTTCTCTCAGGATAATCTGTTCTCCACCCTGCTGGGATTAACCGGCACCGCAACTCACGAATATGTGCCTGCGGATGATATTTTGACATCGTGTCGGAGCCAACCTTAA
- the otsB gene encoding trehalose-phosphatase: MNQVADPHASYPTLTNGQYAFFFDVDGTLAAIQSRPEAVFIPEQVIAQLQQLSAHSQGALALVSGRPIEQLDALAAPLKGPAAGVHGAERRDAEGHLQRISLPAEVEQALRSELQEAMDAWPGTQLEVKGMAFALHYRQAMQHEQDVLRLAEQSVRRFPGLALQPGKCVVEIKPQGIDKGAAISDFMQQPPFAGRTPVFIGDDLTDEKGFAAVNAAQGISIKVGEGATEANFRLEDVNAVYGWLEKILLLSEQDNVGKEFRL, translated from the coding sequence GTGAATCAGGTGGCAGACCCCCATGCCAGTTACCCGACATTAACAAACGGACAGTACGCCTTCTTTTTTGATGTCGATGGCACGCTGGCAGCAATCCAGTCCCGTCCCGAAGCGGTCTTTATTCCTGAGCAGGTTATCGCCCAACTCCAGCAGCTCTCTGCCCACTCGCAGGGCGCACTTGCACTGGTTTCCGGCAGACCCATTGAACAACTCGATGCGCTGGCCGCCCCCCTGAAGGGGCCGGCGGCGGGCGTGCATGGTGCAGAACGCCGTGACGCAGAAGGGCACCTGCAGCGTATCAGCCTGCCGGCTGAGGTCGAGCAGGCGCTCAGAAGCGAACTGCAGGAGGCGATGGATGCCTGGCCGGGCACCCAGCTGGAAGTCAAAGGCATGGCGTTTGCCCTTCACTATCGCCAGGCGATGCAGCACGAGCAGGATGTGCTGCGTCTGGCTGAACAGTCTGTCAGACGTTTTCCGGGGCTGGCGCTCCAGCCGGGAAAATGTGTGGTAGAGATTAAACCGCAAGGTATCGATAAAGGCGCTGCCATCAGCGACTTTATGCAGCAGCCCCCGTTTGCCGGACGGACGCCGGTCTTTATCGGCGACGATCTGACAGACGAGAAGGGCTTTGCCGCCGTGAACGCCGCGCAGGGCATCTCCATAAAAGTAGGTGAAGGTGCCACAGAGGCGAACTTCCGGCTTGAGGATGTGAATGCAGTTTACGGCTGGCTGGAAAAAATATTATTACTATCAGAACAAGACAACGTCGGTAAGGAGTTTAGGTTATGA
- the otsA gene encoding alpha,alpha-trehalose-phosphate synthase encodes MSRLVVVSNRVAMPDGSKTSAGGLAVGILDALKSTGGLWFGWNGEISEFSGEEEEEVRVQEHEGIEYASFPLNQNDYDLYYCQFSNTVIWPAFHYRLDLVQFQREAWEGYCDVNDAVAQRLKPLIKPDDIVWIHDYHFLPFAAALRRAGINNRIGFFLHIPFPTPEIFNALPPHKELLEMLCEYDLLGFQTESDRVAFLDSVSQLTQLQNKGDKKHRAFGNTFMTEVYPIGIEPDSIKEMAEGPLPPKMAAMKKELGDARNIIACERLDYSKGLPERFLAYEALLENFPQHRGKIRYSQIAPTSRGDVQAYQDIRHQLETEAGRINGKYGTLGWTPLYYLNQHFDRRLLMKIFRLTDVGLVTPLRDGMNLVAKEYVAAQDPDDPGVLVLSRFAGAANELTSALIVNPYDRDEVAAALDKAITMPRTERISRYNDMMAVLRKNDITAWRESFLKDLERIDPRSVDHNTVNNVATFPKLA; translated from the coding sequence ATGAGTCGTTTAGTGGTTGTATCTAACCGTGTCGCCATGCCAGATGGGTCTAAAACCAGCGCAGGCGGCCTGGCCGTCGGCATTCTCGATGCCCTGAAAAGCACCGGTGGATTGTGGTTTGGCTGGAACGGTGAAATCAGCGAGTTCTCTGGCGAAGAAGAGGAAGAGGTCAGAGTCCAGGAGCATGAGGGTATCGAATATGCCTCATTCCCGCTGAACCAGAACGATTACGATCTCTATTATTGCCAGTTTTCGAATACGGTCATCTGGCCCGCTTTCCATTATCGCCTCGATCTGGTGCAGTTCCAGCGTGAAGCCTGGGAAGGCTACTGCGACGTCAATGATGCGGTGGCGCAGCGCTTAAAACCGCTGATCAAGCCTGACGATATTGTCTGGATCCACGATTATCACTTTTTACCTTTCGCGGCCGCGCTGCGTCGCGCAGGCATCAATAACCGTATCGGTTTTTTCCTGCATATTCCGTTCCCGACACCGGAAATATTCAACGCGCTGCCGCCGCATAAAGAGCTGCTGGAGATGCTGTGCGAATATGATCTGCTGGGCTTCCAGACGGAATCGGATCGCGTGGCGTTCCTGGACAGTGTCAGCCAGCTGACACAGTTGCAGAATAAAGGCGATAAAAAGCACCGTGCCTTTGGCAATACCTTTATGACCGAGGTTTATCCGATCGGAATCGAGCCAGACAGTATTAAAGAGATGGCCGAAGGACCGCTGCCGCCAAAAATGGCCGCGATGAAGAAAGAGCTGGGCGATGCGCGCAATATTATCGCCTGCGAACGTCTCGACTATTCTAAGGGGCTGCCAGAACGGTTCCTTGCCTATGAAGCCCTGCTGGAAAACTTCCCGCAGCACCGGGGCAAAATCCGCTACTCGCAGATTGCCCCGACTTCACGCGGCGATGTGCAGGCCTACCAGGATATCCGTCATCAGCTGGAAACCGAGGCAGGGCGCATCAATGGTAAGTACGGCACGCTGGGCTGGACGCCGCTTTACTACCTTAACCAGCACTTCGACCGTCGCCTGCTGATGAAAATCTTCCGTCTGACCGATGTGGGTCTGGTCACGCCGCTGCGTGACGGGATGAACCTGGTGGCGAAAGAGTATGTGGCGGCGCAGGACCCGGACGATCCGGGTGTGCTGGTGCTGTCGCGCTTCGCCGGTGCGGCCAATGAGCTGACGTCAGCCTTAATCGTGAATCCTTATGACCGCGATGAGGTGGCCGCTGCGCTGGATAAGGCGATTACGATGCCGCGTACCGAAAGGATCTCCCGCTACAACGACATGATGGCGGTACTGCGTAAGAACGACATCACCGCCTGGCGCGAAAGCTTCCTGAAGGACCTGGAACGTATCGACCCGCGTAGCGTAGATCACAACACCGTCAACAACGTCGCGACCTTCCCGAAACTGGCCTGA
- the flhD gene encoding flagellar transcriptional regulator FlhD, producing MGTSEVLKHIYDLNLSYLLLAQRLINQDKASAMFRLGIDEKMANALSELTLPEMVKMAETNQLVCQFRFTDSTAINRLTQESRVDDLQQIHTGILLSSGLLRNASKDDLPAKKRAMS from the coding sequence ATGGGCACCTCTGAAGTACTAAAACATATTTACGACCTCAACTTGTCTTATTTACTGCTCGCGCAGCGTTTAATTAACCAGGATAAAGCTTCTGCAATGTTTCGCCTCGGAATTGACGAGAAAATGGCGAACGCATTATCTGAATTAACATTGCCTGAGATGGTAAAAATGGCGGAAACCAATCAACTGGTTTGTCAGTTCCGTTTTACCGACAGCACAGCGATTAATCGTCTGACACAGGAATCACGCGTGGATGATTTACAGCAAATCCACACCGGTATTTTATTATCGAGCGGTTTACTGCGTAACGCGTCTAAAGATGATCTGCCTGCTAAAAAGAGAGCGATGTCATGA
- the flhC gene encoding flagellar transcriptional regulator FlhC gives MSEKSIVQEARDIQLAMELITLGARLQMLESETQLSRGRLIKLYKELRGSPPPKGMLPFSTDWFMTWEQNIHASIFCNAWKFLLKTGLCSGVDAVIKAYRLYLEQCPQSDEGPLLALTRAWTLVRFVESGMLELADCKCCNGSFINHAHQPVGSFTCSLCQPPSRAVKRRKLSAEPADMFPQLLDEQVKHAV, from the coding sequence ATGAGTGAGAAAAGTATTGTTCAGGAAGCCCGTGACATTCAGCTGGCGATGGAGCTGATCACCTTAGGTGCGCGCCTGCAGATGTTAGAGAGCGAAACCCAGCTGAGCCGTGGCCGGTTGATTAAGCTCTATAAAGAACTGCGTGGCAGCCCGCCACCGAAAGGCATGCTGCCATTCTCGACGGACTGGTTCATGACCTGGGAGCAGAACATTCACGCCTCGATTTTCTGCAACGCCTGGAAATTTTTGCTGAAAACCGGCCTGTGCAGCGGCGTTGATGCCGTGATCAAGGCCTACCGGTTATATCTTGAACAATGTCCGCAATCGGACGAGGGCCCGCTGTTGGCGCTGACCCGCGCCTGGACCCTGGTCCGATTCGTTGAGAGCGGCATGCTGGAGCTGGCGGATTGCAAGTGCTGCAATGGCAGCTTTATTAACCATGCGCATCAGCCGGTTGGCAGCTTCACCTGCAGCCTGTGCCAGCCGCCATCACGCGCCGTAAAAAGACGTAAACTTTCTGCAGAACCTGCCGATATGTTTCCACAACTGCTGGATGAACAGGTTAAACACGCCGTTTAA